The Candidatus Sericytochromatia bacterium genome includes the window AAGGGGAACCGCATCATGACCAGCACCAAGAACGACAACGCGTTTCGGACCATCACCCTGCGGGCGGTCGGCCGCGCGCTGTTGCTGTCCAGCCTGTTCGCCACCGCGGCCTGCAGCCCCAACGCCGGGCGCGCCCAGCTGGTCACGGTCCCTGGCGCCAAGGTGGCCGATGTTGAGCGTTTCGAGCAGGAGCAACACGGCGAAAACCATCCCAACGCAGTGGAACACCTGCTCGACGAATCGTCCGCCGACCGCACCCTGCAGGCCATTCCCACGGCGCAGATCAAGCCGGCCAACGAACTGATGATCACCGACCTTGGCGTGGTGGAGGACAAGCTGCGCGCGGCGCCCGGAGGAGCCTGGCACTTTGGCACGCTGATGCGCAAGATGGCCGGAAAGCAAAACCCCGCCGTCTTCACCCTGAACTGGCTGCGCACCTGGGAAAGCAATCAGGCCATCAACGGCGACGTCGCCGCGGCCCGCGGCAAAATCCGCCGGACCGTGATCGCCCCCTGGCTGAAGGCCAGCGGCGGGCAAAGCCTCGACCTCGCCAAGGCCCCCTTCCGGTTGCTGGCGATCGTCAACCGCATCGACCTGCGCAAGCCCGGCAATGCCGGCGAGGGCCGCTTCGTATACGGCCTGACCGACAGCCTTGGCAATTCCCTGCCCTTCACCGTGATTTTCGAGTACGGCATTCCGCTCAGCGTGGCCGGCTCCCCGGAGCGCTGGGCCACCCGCTGGCACGCCCTCGCCGGACAGACCCCCGGAACGCCCGCCTTCAATCAGACGCTGCAAGGCATCACGGATGCCTTCAGCAACGCCAACGCCGACCCCTCCAAGCCGAATGGCAGCAGCCTCAACCAGCTGCGCACGAACGAGAATGCGCTCAACTTCACCTGGGAACTGCGGGAATTTCAAATTTCGGCCGCCTCCGGCATGTTGCGCCAGGTGAGCGTGAAGCAGTCGCCGAAACAATCGCTCAACAACTCGGCCGAACTCGCCAATTTCGTCAAGGCCAACCAGACGGCTGTTGAAAACGGTAAGCACATCGTTCCGAACGCCCTGCTCGGCAGCGCCTCCTCCACCGAAGTCGGCCAGTGGAAGGTGCCTGGCGTCTCGGAGAAAGCGCGCAAAGGCCTGGCGATCGCCACCTGCATCGGCTGCCACCAGTCGGAAACCAACACCCCCTTCCTCCACGTGAACCTGCGTGCTGCCGGTCAGGCCGCCACCGTCTCCGAGTTCGTGCAAACCAAGGAGTTCCCTGCCCGCAGCCAGGATATGGCCAGCCTCCTGACCTCAAGCGCCACGGGGGTCAGCCCCAAGCCGACCGTGGTCCCCACGGTGAAGCCGACGGTCACCCCCACCGCGAAACCAACGGTCGCCCCCACCGCGAAACCAATGGTCGCCCCCACGGTGAAGCCGAGCATCAAATCCACCCCGGCACCGAAACGCCGCTGAGGCCCGCGGCGCGCTGAAGGTCACGCCGTCTTCCCCCCCCCTCCTGCTCCATCCACACACAACGACTTCCCTCACGCCCGACGCCCGCCGCTTGCCACAAGCGGTGGGCGTTCGGGTAGGAAAGGGGGGTGAACGACGTTGATTGGTTCCTCGATTCACTGGTGACGCCACCCGCAGCGCCTGCGGAGGTGATGCCAGCACGCTGGCTGCGACCATTCGCGGATTGGGCGCCACTGCAGGTGCTGACCGCGGGCCACGGCTCAGGCAAAACGGTGGCGCTGCGCCATTGCCACGACGCGGTTCCGGCTTCTCATCTCAAGGTCTGGCTGTCGCTCGAAGGGGGCGACTGGGACACGGTGGGATTGTTCCGGACCCTTCTTCACGGAATCCGGCAAAAGGTGCCAGGATTTGGCGAGGGCCTGCTGGGTCGTCTGGTGGGCCCGGGCCTGGAGGCCCGGGGCATCTGGCTGGCCCTCACCCAGGAACTCCAGACCTATGCCATTGCAGGCTTGGTGGTGTTGTTGGATGATGTCCACGTCCTGGACGGAGAAGCAGACGTCTGGCTGGCCAGCCTGGTCCACCTGCTGGCCCGCCGCCCCCCGCACCTGCGCGGCGTGATCGCCTCGCGCCGCCATCTGAACCTGGGCCTCTCCAAGCTGGAGGCCCAGGGTATTGCGAGAATCCTGGGCCCTCAGGCCTTGCATTGGCAGCCTGAAGAGGTGGCGGACTGGTTGACACGACGGGGGGGCGACCAACCGGCTTTGAATGCCCTGGCAGAGCGGCTGGAGGGTTGGCCCCTGGGGCTAATCCTGCTCACGCGCGGACATCAGGCTCCTGAGTCCGCCTTTGAGGCCGCCGCGGGCCCCACGGCGATCGCCGCCTACCTGGCTGAAGACGTCTACGCCGCCTGCGCCCCGGAACAGCGGACCTTTTTACGTCGGCTGGCGCTGCTCACCACCATCACGCCGGCGGCGGCCCACGTGTTGTGCCCCGAGTTGGAGGTGGAAGGGCTGCTGGCGCAGGCCGAACGCGCCCACCTGATTCAACGCCTGGAGGGTGGGCTGCGTTTCCGCTTTCCCGCCTATTTGCACGACTTTCTGCGTGTGGAGCTGACCCGCTGCGAGCATCCGGACCAGCTGCGACAGTGGCACCGGCAGCTCATGACCGCCCACATCAGCTGGCAACAACCCGAAGAAGCCTTCTCGCACGCGCTGGCGGCAGATGCCTGGGGCGAGGCGATGGCAGCGGCCCACCAGATTTTCCCGGCCATGCGCTACGACGGCCGGATCGACACGATCGCCCGGCGCCTGAGCGCCTTTCCGGAAAACGCCGCCCAGAATCTTCCGCTCTGGTGGCTGTGGCGCGGCCACGTGCTGGCGCATACCGGGGATTACGACTCAGCCCGTCAGGCCTACCTGGTCGCGCTTCAGCACAGTGAGGCGGGAAACCAGCAGGCCCTGTGCGCCAAGTTGCAAGTGGTGCTGGCGAACCTGGCCCTGAACACGGGAGACGACGAGGGGCTCCGGTCACGCCTGACCGCGGCTCAGCGCTTGCAAACGGCGGGTTGGGAGGAAGACCGGGTCGATCTGGCGTTGCTGCAGGCGGCGCTCGCGGAGCGCGAGGGAGACCTCGTGCGCATGCAACACGAAAACGAAGCCGTCCTGGCAGTGCCCTGCGGCACGAATGTGGAGCTGATCGCCAGCCACGGCATCGCCCTGCGCAACCTCTTCAGCCTCGCCTATCACCGGGGTGATCGCGTGCTCGGCCTGCGCCACCTCGACGCCATGGTGGCGCACGCCACCAGCCACCGCCTGCCGGCCTACCGTCTCTTCGCGGAGTTCATGCGGGCCCTGCTTCACCTGGAAGAGGGCGAGGCCGCCCTGGCGGACCAGTTCTTCCGAAGTCTCCCCACGGATTGGCAGGAACAGCTGGACTGGTTCGATCGCAGCATGGCCCGGATCGCGCTGGCCGAGTGGCACACCGCCCACGGGCGCTGGCTGGAGGGGGAACGGGAACTCAAGCTGTCACAGCTGGCACTGGCCGATGCCGGAATGCGGGAGGGCAGCCTGGTCCCGCTGGAGCGTCTCATCTGGCTTCGTCTGCGCCACGGCGGGGCCGGTGATATCGAGGACGTGTTGCTCCAGGCAGGCGAAGGGGCGCTGTTGAGCGAGGGGGGCTGGCCGTCTCTGAACCTCCACGGGGCCGGGCTCATGCTGGCCGTCGCGCGCAGCTGGCAGCAGCGCGGAGAGGCGTCCCGGGCCGAGGTGGCCTATCAGGCGCTGGGCGATCGCCTCGCGCAACTGTCGGCCCTGGGCTATGCCGCTAGGGCACGCTTGCTGCAAGCCAGCGCCTGCCTGGCCCAAGGAAAACGCGAAGCGGCCCACGAGGCCTACACAGCGGCCCGTCGTCTCAGCGTGGGCTCGCTCCAGGCCACCTGCCCGGACCGGGCCGTGTGGCTGGAGTTGGCACCACTTCTGGCCGCCGAAAGCCTCTCGGCGCAACCCTCCCCACCACCCGACTCGGTCGGGCTACCGGCGGAGTCGGGGCACCCCCGCCAAGCAGGAGCGCTGCCGACACCCGAAATGTCCACACCGCCGGAAAGTCCGGCACCGGGCGCCCTCCCCCCTGGGACACGCCAGTCCCTGGAACTCCGAGGGCTCGGCACTTTCGAGGTTCGCGTCGACGGCATTCGCATCGAAGCCTGGCCCAGAAAGCGAGCGCAGCACTTGCTGCAAGCCTTGTTGCTGTATCCCAGAGGGCTGACGCGCCCGGCGCTGGCGGAAGCCATCGGTGAGCAATCGGCCGACGGGCTGCGAACCGCCTGGTCGGCCCTGCGCAAGATTCTGGAGCCGGACCTCGGTGCGCGGGCTCCCTCGCGTTTTCTGTATTCCGACGACGAGCGCTGCGGCCTGGTGCTGGAGCAGATCAGCTACTGTGATGTTCACGCCTTCGAAAAGGCCGTGACGGAAGCGGCCCGACTGGAAGCCACAGACCCCTCGGCGGCTGCCGGATGCTACAGCGAAGCCGTTCGCCATGTCCGGGGCCCCCTGCAGGGGGGAGAAAGCTTCTCCGCTGAGCGGGAAGCGATCGCCGGCCGTGCACGGGCCGCGTGGCTCTGGCTGGTGGAGTATCACCAGCGCCGCGGCGATGGGCGTGCTGCCGAGTCGGTGTTGCAGGATGCAAGCAGCGTGGCGCCTGATGACGAAGCGATCTGCCTGGCCTTGATGAAACACCACCATCAGCAGGCGCGCACGGATCGCGTGAGGTTGACCTACTGGGACTTCCGCAAAGCGCTCAACACCCTGCAAGGTCTCAAGCCCTCGGAGGAACTCGAGCGCTTCTACCGCGAGCTAAGTGCCTGATCAGCGTCGCGGCCGTCAGCCCTTGAGCACCCCGATGGGCCGCAAGCGGGCGACGCGACGAGCCAACCCCGCTCCCGTGAGCACATCCACCACCGCCTCGATGTCCTTGTAGGCCTCGGGCGCCTCTTCCGCCACTCCCCGCCGGGAGGCACCGTACACCATCACCCCGGCTGCCGCCAGGCGCGCTTCGAGCTGGTCACAGCGCTGCAGGCGTCGAGCGGCCGTGCGGCTGAGCAGTCGACCAGCGCCGTGGCACACGCTGCCAAAGGTCCGGGCCATGGCGCCCGGCAAGCCCACCAGCACGTAGGAGGCACGGCCCATGTCACCGGGCACCAGGACGGG containing:
- a CDS encoding PT domain-containing protein; the protein is MTSTKNDNAFRTITLRAVGRALLLSSLFATAACSPNAGRAQLVTVPGAKVADVERFEQEQHGENHPNAVEHLLDESSADRTLQAIPTAQIKPANELMITDLGVVEDKLRAAPGGAWHFGTLMRKMAGKQNPAVFTLNWLRTWESNQAINGDVAAARGKIRRTVIAPWLKASGGQSLDLAKAPFRLLAIVNRIDLRKPGNAGEGRFVYGLTDSLGNSLPFTVIFEYGIPLSVAGSPERWATRWHALAGQTPGTPAFNQTLQGITDAFSNANADPSKPNGSSLNQLRTNENALNFTWELREFQISAASGMLRQVSVKQSPKQSLNNSAELANFVKANQTAVENGKHIVPNALLGSASSTEVGQWKVPGVSEKARKGLAIATCIGCHQSETNTPFLHVNLRAAGQAATVSEFVQTKEFPARSQDMASLLTSSATGVSPKPTVVPTVKPTVTPTAKPTVAPTAKPMVAPTVKPSIKSTPAPKRR
- a CDS encoding BTAD domain-containing putative transcriptional regulator, whose protein sequence is MNDVDWFLDSLVTPPAAPAEVMPARWLRPFADWAPLQVLTAGHGSGKTVALRHCHDAVPASHLKVWLSLEGGDWDTVGLFRTLLHGIRQKVPGFGEGLLGRLVGPGLEARGIWLALTQELQTYAIAGLVVLLDDVHVLDGEADVWLASLVHLLARRPPHLRGVIASRRHLNLGLSKLEAQGIARILGPQALHWQPEEVADWLTRRGGDQPALNALAERLEGWPLGLILLTRGHQAPESAFEAAAGPTAIAAYLAEDVYAACAPEQRTFLRRLALLTTITPAAAHVLCPELEVEGLLAQAERAHLIQRLEGGLRFRFPAYLHDFLRVELTRCEHPDQLRQWHRQLMTAHISWQQPEEAFSHALAADAWGEAMAAAHQIFPAMRYDGRIDTIARRLSAFPENAAQNLPLWWLWRGHVLAHTGDYDSARQAYLVALQHSEAGNQQALCAKLQVVLANLALNTGDDEGLRSRLTAAQRLQTAGWEEDRVDLALLQAALAEREGDLVRMQHENEAVLAVPCGTNVELIASHGIALRNLFSLAYHRGDRVLGLRHLDAMVAHATSHRLPAYRLFAEFMRALLHLEEGEAALADQFFRSLPTDWQEQLDWFDRSMARIALAEWHTAHGRWLEGERELKLSQLALADAGMREGSLVPLERLIWLRLRHGGAGDIEDVLLQAGEGALLSEGGWPSLNLHGAGLMLAVARSWQQRGEASRAEVAYQALGDRLAQLSALGYAARARLLQASACLAQGKREAAHEAYTAARRLSVGSLQATCPDRAVWLELAPLLAAESLSAQPSPPPDSVGLPAESGHPRQAGALPTPEMSTPPESPAPGALPPGTRQSLELRGLGTFEVRVDGIRIEAWPRKRAQHLLQALLLYPRGLTRPALAEAIGEQSADGLRTAWSALRKILEPDLGARAPSRFLYSDDERCGLVLEQISYCDVHAFEKAVTEAARLEATDPSAAAGCYSEAVRHVRGPLQGGESFSAEREAIAGRARAAWLWLVEYHQRRGDGRAAESVLQDASSVAPDDEAICLALMKHHHQQARTDRVRLTYWDFRKALNTLQGLKPSEELERFYRELSA